A single genomic interval of Nycticebus coucang isolate mNycCou1 chromosome 21, mNycCou1.pri, whole genome shotgun sequence harbors:
- the MANBAL gene encoding protein MANBAL, which yields MASDLDFTPPEVPEPTFLENLLRYGLFLGAIFQLICVLAIIVPIPKSHEAEAEPSEPRSAEIMRKPKASVPSANKRPKKETKKKR from the exons ATGGCCTCTGACCTGGACTTCACACCTCCCGAGGTGCCTGAACCTACTTTTCTGGAGAACCTGCTACGGTACGGACTCTTCCTGGGGGCCATCTTCCAGCTTATCTGTGTGCTGGCCATCATCGTACCCATCCCCAAGTCCCATGAGGCG GAGGCAGAACCCTCTGAGCCCAGAAGTGCTGAGATAATGAGAAAGCCCAAGGCTTCTGTTCCTTCTGCAAACAAAAGGCCCAAGAAGGAGACCAAGAAGAAGCGGTAG